The genomic window CTTAATAAGATACTCATTCTTGCTTAAGGATATAATTTTCCAATGAAGCTTATAATTATAATAAGAGATTTTATTTTTGTCATTTTTTTTCAAGGCGACATTTATTTGTTTAAATAATTTTATAAAATATTCAATATCTTCTTTTTCAATATATTTAATCGCTTGTTCCACTGCTAATCTTTCAAGCGCTGCTCTTATTTTAATTACATTTTTTATATCTTTATCTGTCCAACTACAAATTATAAATCCTTTATTTGCAATAATTTTTATTAAATCTGTGGTTGCTAATCTTTCTATTGCCTCACGCACAGGTGTCCTGCTTATACCTAATTCCTCAACTAAATTTTTTTCAAACAATCTTTCCCCTTGTTTGAATTTTCCTTCGTATATTGCTTGAACTAATTTTTCAAAAACTATATCCCTAAGGTTCTTTCTTTTATACTCAATTTTTCCAATTATATTTTTATTTTTCATTTTTCTCTCCAAATATAATAAAAAATTTTTATGTATTCATGTATACATGAA from Candidatus Atribacteria bacterium includes these protein-coding regions:
- a CDS encoding GntR family transcriptional regulator; the protein is MKNKNIIGKIEYKRKNLRDIVFEKLVQAIYEGKFKQGERLFEKNLVEELGISRTPVREAIERLATTDLIKIIANKGFIICSWTDKDIKNVIKIRAALERLAVEQAIKYIEKEDIEYFIKLFKQINVALKKNDKNKISYYNYKLHWKIISLSKNEYLIKIMKPILDKIYYFGTVYISDQKRLQKASEEHEKIFEAIKNKDVKLAQELIENHSMEL